The sequence below is a genomic window from Lolium perenne isolate Kyuss_39 chromosome 7, Kyuss_2.0, whole genome shotgun sequence.
AGAAAAGCGCAAACATGCGAAGGCCATCAAGATGCTGGAAAAAGAGCTTGGTCTGGaagatgatgacgacgaggaggaggaggaggaagaggaagaggagtagaatttttatttattatgtaatttttaaaatttattttgcaattttattaattattatgtaatcggtaacatttttagttgaataaaataattttcttgcattattttgaatgtctaaaaaaaatcgagtgaaataacttattctgaaaaagaaatggtgatgtggaggagagagaagtgagagctggcactatagcatgtgcattggcaccgtggggtgagagtggggtaagAGTGTggtgagagtgaggaaaaaagctgatgtggcaggctatagtggggtgatgcattggcaccagcctaagtaCTTCCTCCATCCAGAAAAGAAATGTTTTAATTTCAGGTATGTAGATACATTTTAGTTATAGACATGTTCATGTATGTACAAGAAATTTTCATTTTTTCATATGGAGGGAGTACTTTGGTTGTTTTTATTACGGCCGTTAAAACGAGCCATTCGTGCTGGTGTCCGGACGGCAAAAGTCAATGTGCAAATGGGCATATATGCCAATTATGTCATTCCCTGGAATCCTAGGTTGTGATTAATTATCAGCTCATTATatacttagactagtcacaatgcatagtatcatatagaagtatcatgcgtatgatactactacatgttactatctccacaatgcatggtatcatatactagtatcataatctctatatattaattgttttgtagaatctcaatgcaaatatatgtacaagatttacttgacattaatttttctagtagtatgtgctatgatacagtatctacctatgatactaagcATCTCTCTCACATCCTTAATCAGACCGTGCCACATCAAGATTTTCGCATTTACTAATGCAtttatactacctatgatactcccattgtgggtagtcttacTGTATTAGCGTTTGGACCTGACCTGCTGTGGCATTTATCGGCGGCGTTAAATGGGATTAGTGCGCAGCCAGAGCAGCTGAAGCGGACATACTCCTACTGTACAGTACATACAGTTGGTGGTTCATTACTGCTAGTACACCGTACGTGTTAAGACCTGCCGTTTCTGCTCTGGTGATGGTCGGTTCTGTGTCAGTGGTCACGTAATCTAATCTTGATCGATCAGCTTGGCCGGGGACGGGGACCGGTCGGTGCTCCATCTCCAAACGTCATTCCGCGTTCCACGGTGGCAAATTCATCTCTGTAGTACGCTTCTGCTGCTTCCACCACTCGAATTTTGTTGCAGCAGATTAAGACAAGGCGATTTTCGCCccagaaataaaaagaaaaaaagatgcACGCTGATGATTGCAGTTGCGTTTACAGCGGGGAGGGAGGGAGACGGCCGGATTCCATGGTTGCTTGCTCGCTCTCCTTTCTCGTCCCTCACCGCGTCCTCGTCCACTTGCACATGCTGCTGTCGGCTCCAGGAATCTCTCCGCCTCCCTCGCCATGGCCGTCCCGCACTATCGAGCCCAAGTACCGCTGCACGTCTCATACAGCCGTACCCCTGCCTCTGCCTCCGGTCCTGGGAAGATGccgttcctctctctctctctcgttcccAATAATGGCGATGCCAAAACGGGAGGGGCGAGACCTATTCCTCAGCGGCAGCAGCAGCATGCCGTAACCGCAGAAACTGCAACAGACCATGTGATCTGAAGACAAGAGAGGAGTGAGGGAGGGGGCAACTCACCTCTCTTCCGATTCTTCCTCCCCATCACACTCGCTCAGGCGAGATCCATGGATCGCCCAACACGCACGCAACGCACCTCCCCTTGCTGTTTCTGTCCCTTCTTCATCCCATGGATCTGCTGAACTCTTCCACGCCCAGCAATCCCAACCGTCGGCCTGCCTGATATCATGGCGCGCGCATGCCTGGAGTTAACTGAACCAACTGAAGAAGCGCCAGATTTTGCGAATCGGGGAGTGACCGAGCACGGCTGGACGGACAGCGGCGGGTGGGGGCGTGTGCGTGCTGCTGCCGCCATCAACAGCAACCCAGAGCAGAATTCGCAGGGGAAAACTTATGTCATGTTGTTCTCATGAATGGAAGATTCTCTGCTGCTGCAGATCTTCTTCTCCTTCCCCCATCTCTCGCGCCAGTGCCGGCTGGGACAAAAGAACCCGAAGTACAGCCCACCCCATCCCATCCACCTCACGATTTCTTCCCCCTCTGCTCACGCGATACATAATTCTCCCTCCATGCAGATCGTTCTGACCAAGAAAAGATCTGGTTTTTATCTTCCCCTCCAAGACTCAAGGCACGTTCTTGCTTCTGGATTCATCAACGGCTTAAAGCCACTAACTTGGCAGAATTCAGTTACATTGTGACCAAATCTGCTCTTTAATTTCCCCTGGAACACTCTACACGCGATGATCTACTTGGATCAACAGCTTAAAGGGACAGGATTCAGTTAAATTCAGCAACATGTTTCTTTGCTCTTCAGCTTCACACTTCAGAAGAGGAGTGTGGTGTTGGCTCCACCGAAAGCGTCTGCCTTTGTCAGCCTCTTCTCCACATGTCCAAAATTCGACCTGCACTTGGCACAAGAATCCAAGCTCTCTtgtttcaaaattcaaaaggggaaTTGAAGCTCCAGACGAGAAACTGGATAAAGCATCAGAACTGAGACGATTTCTGAGAACTGTTAGCTTATAGTATAACAGTTGGTAAATTCACAAGATCTCTCCGGGAAATCCTATTACATCCATACTCTCTATATTATATATAAATAACAATGTTTACGATTCTACAATTTCTCCTTCCACGCAAACCCACtagaaatccaagaagaaagggaAGAAAAACCCAAAAAGTTAAATCACGCGTTATTTGTACTAGCGATTGTACCGTGGCCGTGGAAACCCAAGAAGCcaagaaagagaggaagaagaggaacacagcaACTCCAAGAACAATTGCACCCATGGAGCCTGCGAATTCCGATCGGCCGCGAGCCTACAGCGCCGATCCGTCGGCCCGCGCGGGCCCGCACCTCGGGCGGCAGGGGACGAGGCACGGCGGCGCGCGGATCCGCTTCTTGGGCGGCAGCGACATGAACACGGCGGAGAGGTCGCGCGGGGCGTCGAAGTACACCAGCGGCCGCTTCGGGGATGGCCGCGTCGTGGCCAAAGCCGTCGGCTTCCTCGGCGCGGGAGGGCACTCGGTCGGCGGCAGCAGCCTGCTCTCCTCCGACGTCGGCGTTcttggctcctcctcctcctcgcccgcTGCAGCCGTCGGCGTCCTGGACTccgccaccacctcctcctcgtcctccgccCCCGCCGCGGCCCGCAGATGTTCCGCCTCCGGCGGTGTCGAAAGCAAGGCCGACGACGCGTGCTCAGGCGCAGTCCCAGGctcagccgccgccgccctcgtcCTGATCGGCGTCAGCGCCGGCAGCAGGACGTCGCCCGCGTCCGGAGACGTCATCTGGCACGGTGAATTGTGGGTTTGCGTGTGGGGATCGAGGTCGTTGGGTGGGTGCAGgagaggagaagagaggccggcgGGTGGAGAACTTGGGTTTGGGAGGAGAGATGAGGAGGACAGGAACCGAAGGCGGTCGCGCCAAGGCAGTTAAATAGCCAGACTCCAGAGAGAGAAGGAGATTAAACGGCTTGGGTGGGGTAAGTTGAATTTAATGCCTTATTACCTTTGGGGCTTTGCCTTGCCTTTTCCTAAAAAAAAGTTGAAAGGAAAATAAAAGATAAATTGGTATTAATTTCCCACCGTCAGATCAGGATTGCCTTTCGGTGTCCTAGCATTTGGTGGATCCAAGATTATTTGCCTATTCTTTCATGGCATGTATTTGGCAAATTTTGAAACAGGATACAAAGATTTCTGCTACTCCGTATTTCATAGTTGTCTAGATATTTTTTTAGATATCGTTCAACTAAGTTGGTATACTATTAGGCTCATAAAGACTTTGCATTCTTTGACAAAAAAAATTGCACATACACATGCAAATgtcacaaatcatgtacccctaaaTTTGTGTAGTATTTAGACGAAAAAGCATAATAACCAAATTATACAGTTTTACCAACATGCAACTGGAATTAACTCATCCGGATACTAACGTGCCTAAGACATTTACATAAAAAAGATGAGCAATCTCTAGAAAAATAACGAGTGCCCGAATCGGGAACATAGACACATTTTTTTGCAGCGGCAGATTGTAGCGTTCTCAATTTGTGTGTTCCAAATAAAAACAACAAATGTTATGTACCTTTTGTAAATCTTTATGTTGGCATGCTTTCAAAACAGAGAAAACTTATGCTAATTCTGGTTGAGTAGATTCTTTTTAGAACTCGTTTAACTAAGCTTGCACATTATTGGGTTAAAAGATAATGTATTTACGTACTTCGGAACAAAAAACACTTTTTTCTACTTTACGTTTGTCTAGATTTTTTCAGCTAAGTTGGTAGAAATATTCGGTTGAAAAAAAATACTTGCACAAATTACAAGCTAAAACAACTActcattggggggggggggggggggtgcaaaTCAGGGATCCTTAGGGTAGCCTCCAACCCTCTTAGGTCATATTTAATTAATGGAATTTCAAAAATCACCTCGCCCACTAGAAATTTAGTTTATTATTCGACTCCTAAGGATGGTTTGAGGTTACACTATGGGTCATTAATTTGCATCCCTATGCTGCACAGTCACCTAAGAATTTGGTAAATCATACTATTCACTTGCAATTCTGGTTAACTTATCCTAAAAGCTCGGACCCGAAAGGATGTAATTTCAAAAACATGATGTTGCAATCATCTTCTTAACTTATATGTGATGTGAGGATGGTTAGATGCCTCACTACATAAAAGAAGTGGTTAAGGCAGTCTCTACAAACATAACAAAGATATGGATGTGAAATCCGAAAAACAAAGTGTACCTAGATACCCCCTCTGTCGCAGTGGAGGTGGTGCACACATTTTTCAAGATTTAAATTTGACCAACCAAACATCAATTATATGTTACGCATGTTACAGCGTTAGATCCTGGTTTGAATAAAGTTTTAATGGTGTAATTTTTGTAACAGTCCACAGAAAATTAATTTGTCAAAATAGTTGATAAAGTTTGGACACGCAAAATAAGGGTGCCGCCTccattgggacggagggagtacattgttGTATAATGTCTGATCCGAAGCATTGAACCATATTATACATTCTCAAATTTGCAAAGTAGTGCGTTCAAAATGAAATCCTTGACAATTGGTTTGTTTATGTCACAATATACACAAAAGTACAACAAGAAAGGTAAATTCTGAAAGTATTAAACTTCATTATTATGATCCCATAACTATAGGGTTTGCAGGACCAGAGTAAAAACATCCCAACTATAGCTGCAGATAATTAATGCATAGGTTAATATTTCCCATGTGGCATGAAGGTTGCCATGTTGGGCGGGCATGGAGATGGTGCCCCCGCCCAGAGCACAAATGTGGTGAACCCAATGATTTCCTGTGATAGAAAGATGAAAACTTTGGAGTCCGGGGGGGAGCAAGCAAGGCATGTAGGGGAGGCAATGATGGCGTGAGCTCAGGAGGAATAAACGTTTCGGGAGGAGGCAATCCAGAGGCACGCAGGCCATGCAGCACGCACGCAAGGCATGGCAGCTCCAGGGACAATCGGAGCAGCTAGCGACAGCTTCGGGAGATTGCAGCTGGTTGCAGAAAATGGCCGGTTATATAAATGAGCCATTGATTTCGAGGCATAATTGAGCGAGCCACATCCTGTCCATTTTTATGGCGTGGAAGTGACATTCCACCCGTGCAGGGGCCTCCCCTGTTTGTAGATTTTGCTTTTCCTGCGACGGATGGATGGAGTGGCTAGCGCCTCTcaccttttcttttcatttctATGTGTGGGCTACCTACAACAACTAGATTAGATGGGACGATTCTGCGGAGACAAATGTGGGAGGAGATTCAAATTCATTGGGGGTAGGGTTTGCGTAGACGCAAGCGTAGGAATAATGTAGCGCCAACTAACTGACCCGCTATAGGCTTGGCACCGGTCGACGCGTACAAGTACCGCACTAGTACGTGACAGCGATCACACGTAGTAGCTCCACAAATGCTTACTAGCTGTTTCAGATTTAATTTCGACAGTAAAATTAATCTGCAGAAAATAGTGAATCACAGTGCTAGGTTTTTCATCAGCTGACTAATGTTGGTTGCCCTTCTCTCTTTGCGCAAAGACAATGACCGGAGGTCCGATCAGGGGCAGGGGAAAGGCCCTCCAATTATGACGAAACTACACCGACTGCCATTGGCTTGGATGAGAAGGAAAAGATAGGGAGGACCAGATCTGTTCTTTGTCTCCCTTCTTCCTCCTTCTACTCGGACCCACCGCAAGCCCAAGTTCGCTGGCGGAAACAAACGGATGATCATGGCCACATGGGGCCTCTTGCCTTCCGagggactctctctctctctctctaatccAGTGTGTGCATTTGATTAATCACCCTTGCTTTCGACAGCCTTTTGCACTGATTAGTCTTCAATTCACAATTAATTATGGCGTACGAATTACTACCACCGTTCGAGGAGTGAGCCATTGCTTGGAAATGGAGGGAGTAGTGAGGTGTACCGTTACAATGGCTATCTAATGCATGCATTGCTTGCTCTCAGTTAAGACGGCCAGCAATGCCAGATGTAAAGATTGCCATGTAGCTAAATCGCATTACGAATGAGTCATGCCTTCGCCCCAATTCTCCAAGGCCTCTGATTTTAGTATTCCCTCTCCCCACTCTCATAAATAGTTGTTTCTTATAAAAAAAAG
It includes:
- the LOC127316697 gene encoding uncharacterized protein, which gives rise to MTSPDAGDVLLPALTPIRTRAAAAEPGTAPEHASSALLSTPPEAEHLRAAAGAEDEEEVVAESRTPTAAAGEEEEEPRTPTSEESRLLPPTECPPAPRKPTALATTRPSPKRPLVYFDAPRDLSAVFMSLPPKKRIRAPPCLVPCRPRCGPARADGSAL